In Rhodothermus marinus DSM 4252, a single genomic region encodes these proteins:
- a CDS encoding response regulator transcription factor, producing MSARILIVEDDTPLRALLQERLAAEGYAVEAVATGEEALQALEARPPDLVVLDLMLPGMDGLEVCRRLRARHPAVYVLMLTARSSELDRVVGLEVGADDYVTKPFSLNELVARVRAGLRRLQLDRETADEAPLEFDGLRIDPVRRQVWRDGQPVHLTVREFELLLFLARHPDRPFTRLQLLREVWGIDYPGYARTVDSHIQRLRAKIEPTPGAPRYIRTVWGVGYKFQSSEEP from the coding sequence ATGAGCGCGCGCATTCTGATCGTCGAAGACGATACGCCGCTGCGGGCGCTGCTGCAGGAGCGACTGGCGGCCGAGGGCTATGCGGTCGAGGCCGTCGCCACGGGCGAGGAAGCACTGCAGGCGCTGGAGGCCCGGCCGCCGGACCTGGTGGTGCTGGACCTGATGCTGCCGGGTATGGACGGGCTGGAGGTGTGTCGCCGGTTGCGGGCACGCCATCCGGCCGTGTACGTGCTGATGCTCACGGCACGCTCGAGCGAACTGGATCGCGTGGTCGGGCTGGAAGTCGGGGCCGACGATTACGTGACCAAGCCGTTCAGCCTGAACGAACTGGTGGCGCGCGTGCGGGCCGGATTGCGTCGGCTGCAACTGGATCGGGAGACGGCCGACGAGGCGCCGCTGGAATTTGACGGACTGCGCATCGATCCGGTGCGACGGCAGGTCTGGCGCGACGGACAGCCCGTACACCTGACCGTCCGGGAATTCGAGCTGCTGCTGTTTCTGGCCCGGCATCCGGATCGGCCGTTCACCCGGCTGCAACTGCTCCGCGAGGTCTGGGGCATTGACTATCCCGGCTATGCGCGGACGGTCGATTCGCACATCCAGCGGCTTCGGGCCAAGATCGAACCCACCCCAGGCGCGCCGCGCTACATCCGGACGGTCTGGGGCGTCGGCTACAAGTTTCAATCGAGTGAAGAGCCATGA
- a CDS encoding Hsp20/alpha crystallin family protein, protein MTSLVRFSPMTELRRLQREMDRLFDTFFGREVEAAEETAPVTWVPRADLAETDDAYLIQLDVPGMNKDELSVTYHDGTLTVSGERKSETKEEKPNYIRVERSYGRFYRSFTLPKAVDEKNIEAKYENGVLTIRVPKAEGSKARRIEIS, encoded by the coding sequence ATGACGAGCCTGGTTCGCTTTTCGCCGATGACGGAGCTGCGTCGGCTGCAGCGTGAGATGGACCGCCTGTTCGATACGTTCTTCGGGCGTGAAGTGGAAGCGGCCGAAGAGACGGCGCCGGTGACCTGGGTGCCGCGGGCCGACCTGGCCGAAACGGACGATGCCTACCTGATTCAGCTCGACGTGCCCGGCATGAACAAGGACGAGCTGTCGGTGACCTATCACGACGGCACCCTCACGGTCAGCGGTGAGCGGAAGTCGGAGACCAAGGAAGAGAAGCCGAACTACATCCGGGTCGAGCGGAGCTACGGCCGCTTCTATCGGAGCTTCACGCTCCCGAAGGCGGTCGATGAAAAGAACATCGAAGCCAAGTACGAGAATGGCGTGCTGACGATCCGCGTGCCCAAGGCCGAAGGCAGCAAGGCGCGTCGGATCGAGATCAGCTAA
- a CDS encoding sensor histidine kinase yields MSSWRGSVFGRVAALLIGAQVLVALLAVGLSAYFAQTRSRELAASGIRLRLDALAEEIERRADLTTDDLATLPLPLQLDLRARFPDPVWLVDTLGKPVFVARPDSELFGPYPEMPRVLPAELRPWLRRDTLVVHLEGDGWGMAPLYDLGGQRVGAVVVYPLRRSLARELAGTQQAYYRALAVTLGAAVLLALLLGAFFTRQLVRPLRRVVAQVQRIQAGDWEARLPVARDDEFGRLARAVNEMAQAVARSIRSLEETDRMRRELMAGIGHDLRTPLAALLGYAEEARRLLQQGNTEAAVEALAVVEERGRHLQRLVEALFELSLLERPEPPLQLEPVPLGELLDETFRAHRRLFQDAGLTLQADWPLALPVVEADGARLRRVLDNLLDNARRHTPAGGTVWLGARATETEVHIWVQDTGPGLSPEQQARLFEPYGRQKSGASRGLGLLISQAIARAHGGRLEVTSAPGQGSTFTLILPRREVQFDD; encoded by the coding sequence ATGAGTAGCTGGCGCGGCTCGGTCTTCGGCCGCGTGGCCGCACTCCTGATCGGCGCGCAGGTGCTGGTGGCGCTGCTGGCCGTCGGGCTGAGTGCCTACTTTGCCCAGACGCGAAGCCGGGAGCTGGCCGCTTCGGGCATCCGGCTCCGGCTCGACGCCCTGGCTGAAGAGATCGAACGTCGGGCCGATCTGACGACGGACGATCTGGCCACGCTACCCCTTCCGCTGCAACTGGACCTGAGGGCCCGCTTTCCGGATCCCGTCTGGCTGGTCGATACGCTGGGAAAGCCCGTCTTTGTCGCCCGGCCCGACTCGGAACTGTTCGGGCCATATCCGGAAATGCCCCGCGTGCTGCCCGCCGAGCTGCGTCCCTGGCTTCGTCGGGATACGCTGGTGGTGCATCTGGAAGGCGACGGCTGGGGGATGGCTCCGCTGTACGATCTGGGAGGACAGCGGGTAGGGGCCGTGGTGGTGTATCCGCTCCGGCGGTCGCTGGCCCGCGAGCTGGCCGGCACGCAGCAGGCCTACTATCGGGCGCTGGCCGTCACGCTGGGCGCGGCCGTGCTGCTGGCGCTGCTGCTGGGGGCGTTTTTTACCCGCCAGCTGGTGCGGCCGCTCCGCCGGGTGGTCGCCCAGGTGCAGCGCATCCAGGCGGGCGACTGGGAGGCGCGGCTTCCGGTGGCGCGCGACGATGAATTCGGGCGTCTAGCCCGCGCGGTGAACGAAATGGCGCAGGCCGTGGCCCGGAGCATCCGGTCGCTGGAAGAGACCGACCGCATGCGGCGGGAGCTGATGGCCGGGATCGGGCACGACCTGCGCACGCCGCTGGCCGCCCTGCTGGGTTATGCCGAAGAGGCCCGCCGACTCCTGCAACAGGGCAACACTGAGGCCGCCGTCGAAGCGCTGGCCGTGGTGGAGGAGCGCGGGCGACACCTGCAACGACTGGTCGAAGCGCTCTTCGAACTCAGCCTGCTGGAGCGTCCCGAACCACCCCTGCAACTGGAGCCCGTACCGCTGGGGGAACTGCTGGACGAGACTTTTCGGGCGCACCGGCGCCTGTTTCAGGACGCGGGCCTGACGCTGCAGGCCGACTGGCCTCTGGCGCTGCCCGTGGTGGAAGCCGACGGCGCCCGGTTGCGCCGCGTGCTCGACAACCTGCTCGACAATGCCCGCCGGCACACACCCGCCGGGGGCACCGTCTGGCTGGGCGCGCGGGCGACCGAAACCGAGGTGCATATCTGGGTGCAGGACACTGGCCCCGGCCTCTCGCCCGAGCAGCAGGCCCGATTGTTTGAACCTTACGGGCGACAGAAAAGCGGTGCTTCCCGCGGGCTGGGGCTGCTCATCAGTCAGGCCATCGCCCGCGCGCACGGCGGCCGTCTGGAAGTAACCAGCGCGCCCGGACAGGGCAGCACCTTCACGCTGATCCTGCCCCGGCGCGAGGTGCAGTTCGACGACTGA
- a CDS encoding NUDIX hydrolase, protein MRTPTFAECITLLRRRLAGPLPGTAAQLQMAPEYRQAPEQLRIEGKPCREAGVLALLFPEQERPHLLLVARPSHLKEHGGQIGFPGGRREPGETLQETALREAHEELGLPPEQIELLGALTPLYIPVSNFCVHPFVGAIAPLPELHPCPEEVEAVLRVPLAALLDPASRRRERWTIRGRDVMVPFFEIGSYRIWGATAMMLAELLALLTVD, encoded by the coding sequence ATGCGTACGCCGACGTTCGCCGAGTGCATCACCCTGCTGCGCCGACGGCTGGCCGGTCCCCTGCCCGGCACTGCCGCCCAGCTTCAGATGGCGCCGGAGTACCGGCAGGCGCCTGAACAGCTTCGCATTGAGGGGAAGCCCTGCCGGGAGGCCGGCGTGCTGGCGCTGCTGTTTCCCGAACAAGAACGCCCGCACCTGCTGCTGGTCGCGCGTCCCTCCCATCTGAAAGAACACGGCGGTCAGATTGGCTTTCCGGGCGGACGACGCGAGCCGGGCGAAACCCTTCAGGAGACAGCCCTCCGCGAAGCCCACGAAGAGCTGGGCCTGCCGCCCGAGCAGATCGAACTGCTGGGGGCCCTGACGCCGCTCTACATACCGGTCTCCAACTTCTGCGTGCATCCGTTCGTCGGCGCCATTGCGCCGCTGCCAGAGCTGCACCCCTGCCCCGAAGAGGTGGAAGCCGTGCTGCGCGTGCCGCTGGCCGCATTGCTGGACCCGGCCAGCCGGCGCCGGGAGCGCTGGACGATTCGCGGACGGGACGTAATGGTGCCTTTTTTCGAGATAGGCTCCTATCGCATCTGGGGTGCCACGGCCATGATGCTGGCCGAACTGCTGGCTCTGCTCACCGTGGATTAG